Proteins from a genomic interval of Cupriavidus sp. WKF15:
- a CDS encoding ABC transporter substrate-binding protein, with protein MLKRMLTVLTLSLSFVLPPSEAQQPAKIPRVGFLAPQGRSLPLFDAFRQGLADLGYIDGKNIVIEPRFAEGHYERFPEIFSELVGLKIDVLAVTGAVTARAAKKSVTDIPIVFSVVVDPVADHLVPNLERPGGNLTGVTSFDPQQATKQLELLKQVVPGLKRVAILGDQGVSEALINAAEGQARTLELQPQRLRVAGPNPDLEGAFAAIKQQHADALLVLEEPILGVHAKEVVDLAAKNRLPTLFAPSRVAAGGLVSYGASQTEAIRHMAAYVDKVLKGAKPGALSVETVKRYELIVNLKTAREIGVTVSPEVLKRADRVIQ; from the coding sequence ATGTTGAAGCGAATGCTCACGGTTCTTACGCTGAGTTTGAGTTTCGTACTCCCACCTTCGGAAGCACAGCAGCCCGCTAAAATCCCGCGAGTTGGGTTTCTCGCACCCCAGGGCCGTTCCCTACCCCTCTTCGACGCATTCCGGCAAGGTCTTGCCGATTTAGGCTACATCGACGGGAAGAACATCGTCATCGAGCCGCGATTCGCTGAGGGGCACTATGAGCGGTTCCCTGAAATTTTTTCCGAGCTGGTGGGCCTTAAAATCGATGTCCTTGCCGTGACAGGTGCCGTAACGGCGCGCGCGGCCAAGAAATCGGTTACCGACATCCCAATAGTGTTCTCGGTCGTAGTCGATCCGGTGGCGGACCACCTCGTACCAAATCTGGAGCGACCTGGCGGAAATCTCACCGGCGTTACATCCTTTGACCCGCAGCAAGCTACGAAACAGCTCGAACTTCTAAAGCAAGTTGTCCCCGGGCTCAAGCGTGTGGCGATCCTGGGAGATCAAGGCGTCTCCGAGGCTTTGATTAACGCGGCCGAGGGACAAGCACGGACGCTCGAGTTGCAGCCGCAGCGACTCAGAGTGGCAGGACCGAATCCGGATCTGGAAGGAGCGTTCGCCGCCATCAAGCAGCAACATGCGGATGCTTTGCTGGTACTTGAGGAACCGATACTGGGCGTTCACGCGAAGGAAGTCGTGGATCTGGCAGCGAAGAATCGACTCCCCACCCTATTTGCCCCGTCTAGGGTAGCGGCTGGGGGACTCGTCTCCTATGGAGCAAGCCAAACCGAGGCAATCCGGCACATGGCAGCTTACGTGGACAAGGTGCTGAAGGGCGCCAAACCTGGCGCTCTATCCGTGGAGACGGTGAAGCGCTATGAGCTCATCGTGAACCTGAAAACGGCGCGCGAAATCGGCGTGACGGTTTCGCCTGAGGTGCTCAAGCGCGCGGATCGGGTTATACAGTAG
- a CDS encoding DUF1484 family protein, translating into MSTGNTTARSHLTPTPASTSLDLSSALNRLSASLSSILFLLEVQSDHSEEIHGTHCLLVMVKSQLDQLSAEVCLVD; encoded by the coding sequence ATGTCCACCGGCAATACCACAGCGCGCAGTCATCTCACCCCAACCCCAGCGTCGACTTCCCTCGACCTCTCGTCCGCCCTGAACCGCCTCAGCGCCAGCCTCTCCAGCATCCTCTTCCTTCTCGAAGTCCAAAGCGATCACTCGGAAGAAATCCACGGCACCCACTGCCTGCTGGTCATGGTCAAATCCCAGCTCGATCAGCTCTCGGCCGAAGTTTGCTTGGTTGACTGA
- a CDS encoding LysR substrate-binding domain-containing protein, whose product MKDHHLKAWLSLVETGSIRGAARSLYLSQAAITKAIRELEQDLDAPLIVRSSRGVTLTECGHQLTLRARLAQAQLALARQDIRQLQGGKQAHVSVAVTPMVFLSLLPDVIRAFRKRMPLAELTLEEGMMPLVLPALRDGTVDFAVAAPGQQAIGSEFTFEPLQTLEIMVACRRGHPLEHATEWEELLDCEWLMHLSPGSHHTYMLDQLREAGIPVPTRIIKANTFGVSWNLMTRSDALLSCPAGLLGVEPYAQQVSRVPLRMPLPPITLGILTLRDTPLSLAAETMAELFRKEIAVNGKKLATG is encoded by the coding sequence GTGAAGGACCATCACCTGAAGGCATGGCTGAGCCTGGTGGAGACCGGCAGCATCCGCGGCGCGGCACGCAGCCTGTACCTGAGCCAGGCCGCCATTACCAAGGCCATCCGGGAACTGGAACAGGACCTGGATGCGCCGCTGATCGTGCGCAGCTCGCGCGGCGTGACGCTGACCGAATGCGGTCACCAACTCACCCTGCGGGCGCGGCTGGCGCAGGCGCAGCTTGCCCTGGCACGGCAGGACATCCGCCAGTTGCAGGGCGGCAAGCAGGCGCACGTATCGGTAGCGGTCACGCCGATGGTCTTCCTGAGCCTGCTGCCCGACGTGATCCGCGCCTTCCGCAAGCGCATGCCGCTGGCCGAGCTCACGCTGGAAGAAGGCATGATGCCGCTGGTACTGCCCGCGCTGCGCGATGGCACCGTCGACTTTGCCGTCGCCGCGCCGGGACAGCAGGCCATCGGCAGCGAGTTCACCTTCGAGCCGCTGCAGACGCTGGAGATCATGGTCGCCTGCCGCCGTGGCCATCCGCTCGAACACGCGACCGAATGGGAAGAACTGCTCGATTGCGAATGGTTGATGCACTTGTCGCCGGGCAGTCACCACACCTATATGCTCGACCAGTTGCGGGAGGCGGGTATTCCGGTGCCGACACGCATCATCAAGGCCAATACCTTTGGCGTGAGCTGGAACCTGATGACGCGCAGCGATGCGCTGCTTTCCTGTCCGGCCGGCCTGCTCGGCGTGGAACCCTATGCGCAGCAAGTCAGTCGGGTGCCGTTGCGGATGCCGTTGCCGCCGATCACGCTGGGGATTCTGACGCTGCGGGATACGCCGCTGTCGTTGGCGGCGGAGACTATGGCGGAGTTGTTCAGGAAGGAGATTGCGGTGAACGGGAAGAAGCTGGCGACGGGATGA
- a CDS encoding tripartite tricarboxylate transporter substrate binding protein, which yields MEKTRTPTERPVVTRFAVRAMAALAISALCTAPLLARAEWPERPLKMVVPYAAGAGADVALRPIAEAMGRELGKPVVVDNRPSAGGIVGTQLVATSAADGYTIGYGNMVTLAVNRTFYTKLPYDPERDLAPIGLAIGNAYVLVARKDLPANNLAELIAYAKQRPGKVVMGSLGIGSGAHLAGELVQGSTGIKMLHVPYKSGAQALGDMVNGQVDVMFDNVSGIQQFIAGKQIKALAVTSLQRVPVLPQVPTMDESGIKGFDVVAWGGLVAPAGTPMPVIRKLNAALNRALADPAVVKANAALSIEAMPSTPEAFTSLIRSEVPRWGATVKRAGIKAD from the coding sequence ATGGAGAAGACGCGCACCCCGACAGAACGACCGGTCGTCACCCGTTTCGCAGTACGGGCAATGGCCGCCCTGGCGATATCAGCCCTATGCACCGCGCCGCTGCTGGCCCGGGCCGAGTGGCCGGAGCGGCCGCTCAAGATGGTGGTGCCCTACGCGGCCGGCGCGGGCGCGGACGTGGCGCTGCGCCCGATCGCCGAGGCGATGGGCCGCGAACTGGGCAAGCCGGTGGTGGTCGACAACCGGCCCAGCGCCGGCGGTATCGTCGGGACCCAGCTGGTGGCCACGTCCGCTGCCGACGGTTACACCATCGGCTACGGCAATATGGTCACGCTGGCCGTCAACCGCACCTTTTACACCAAGCTTCCCTACGATCCGGAAAGGGATCTCGCGCCGATTGGCCTGGCCATCGGCAACGCCTATGTGCTGGTGGCGCGCAAGGACCTGCCGGCCAACAACCTTGCCGAGCTAATCGCATACGCGAAGCAACGCCCCGGCAAGGTGGTGATGGGGTCGCTGGGCATCGGCTCGGGCGCTCACCTGGCGGGTGAGCTGGTGCAGGGCAGTACCGGCATCAAGATGCTGCACGTGCCCTACAAGAGCGGCGCGCAGGCACTGGGCGACATGGTCAACGGCCAGGTCGATGTGATGTTCGACAACGTCTCGGGCATCCAGCAGTTCATTGCCGGCAAGCAGATCAAGGCGCTGGCCGTGACCAGCCTGCAGCGCGTGCCGGTGCTGCCGCAGGTGCCCACCATGGACGAGAGCGGCATCAAGGGCTTCGATGTGGTGGCCTGGGGCGGGCTGGTGGCGCCGGCGGGCACGCCCATGCCCGTCATCCGCAAGCTCAACGCCGCGCTCAACAGGGCCCTGGCAGATCCCGCCGTGGTCAAGGCGAATGCCGCGCTGTCGATCGAGGCCATGCCCTCGACGCCCGAGGCGTTCACCAGCCTGATCCGCAGCGAGGTGCCCCGCTGGGGCGCCACCGTCAAGCGCGCCGGCATCAAGGCCGACTGA
- a CDS encoding amidase family protein — MSNELWRLSAVDLARHIASREISCREAAASCLARLDDVNPRLNAVVEVLADEALHAAAEADAMLARGEPVGPLHGVPVTIKVNVDQAGRATTNGVAAYRSTVATADSPVVANLRKAGAIIIGRNNTPAFSMRWFTDNAPHGRTLNPYDATRTPGGSSGGAAAAVAAGIGPLAHGNDQGGSIRYPAYACGVAGLRPSFGRVPAFNPSQSRERTIGMHMTSVQGPLARSVADLRLALAAMSAGDARDPWWTPAPLDAAQPANAHQAGTRVAVCTSLPGYRADPEVAAAVAQAARWLEQAGYTVEEAAPPRFTEVTELWLALTMNETKASVRQAVENDGDDAICRAFGSMYRLAPDLDLVGYMDALALRSNLLRDWQLFLAQYPLLLMPVSWQRPFAVDADQQGDAAMREILDAQSPLLAPAMLGLPGLSVPTGMAGSTPMGVQLVAGRFQEALCLAAGEAIERRAGWSGLAEMRA; from the coding sequence ATGAGCAACGAACTGTGGCGCCTGAGCGCCGTCGATCTCGCCCGGCATATCGCCTCCCGTGAAATCTCGTGCCGCGAGGCGGCGGCAAGCTGCCTGGCGCGGCTGGACGACGTCAACCCCCGCCTCAACGCGGTGGTCGAGGTGCTGGCCGACGAAGCCCTGCACGCCGCCGCCGAGGCTGATGCCATGCTGGCACGCGGCGAGCCGGTGGGCCCGCTGCACGGCGTGCCCGTGACGATCAAGGTGAACGTGGACCAGGCGGGGCGCGCCACGACCAATGGCGTAGCGGCCTACCGCAGCACCGTGGCCACTGCCGACAGCCCGGTGGTCGCCAACCTGCGCAAGGCGGGAGCCATCATCATCGGCCGCAACAATACGCCGGCGTTCTCGATGCGCTGGTTCACCGACAACGCCCCGCACGGCCGCACGCTCAATCCCTACGACGCCACGCGTACGCCCGGCGGCTCCAGCGGCGGCGCGGCGGCAGCGGTGGCGGCCGGCATCGGCCCGCTCGCGCACGGCAACGACCAGGGCGGATCGATCCGCTATCCCGCCTATGCCTGCGGCGTGGCAGGCCTGCGGCCGAGCTTCGGGCGGGTGCCGGCGTTCAACCCGTCCCAGTCGCGGGAGCGCACCATCGGCATGCACATGACCTCGGTGCAGGGGCCGCTCGCGCGCAGCGTGGCGGACCTGCGCCTGGCGCTGGCGGCGATGTCCGCGGGCGATGCCAGGGACCCATGGTGGACGCCCGCGCCGCTGGATGCCGCGCAGCCGGCCAATGCCCATCAGGCGGGTACAAGAGTCGCAGTATGCACCTCGCTGCCGGGCTACCGCGCCGACCCCGAGGTCGCCGCGGCGGTCGCGCAGGCGGCACGGTGGCTGGAACAGGCCGGTTATACGGTCGAGGAAGCCGCCCCGCCGCGCTTCACCGAGGTAACGGAGCTGTGGCTGGCACTCACCATGAACGAGACCAAGGCCAGCGTACGGCAAGCCGTAGAGAACGATGGCGATGACGCGATCTGCCGTGCCTTCGGCAGCATGTACCGGCTGGCCCCGGATCTGGATCTCGTGGGCTATATGGACGCGCTGGCCCTGCGCTCCAATCTGCTGCGCGACTGGCAACTCTTTCTTGCGCAATATCCGCTGCTGCTGATGCCGGTCTCGTGGCAGCGCCCGTTCGCGGTCGACGCGGACCAGCAGGGCGATGCCGCCATGCGCGAAATCCTGGATGCGCAAAGCCCGCTGCTGGCGCCGGCCATGCTCGGCCTGCCGGGCTTGTCGGTGCCGACCGGCATGGCAGGCAGCACGCCGATGGGTGTGCAACTGGTGGCGGGGCGCTTCCAGGAGGCGCTTTGCCTGGCGGCTGGCGAGGCCATCGAACGGCGCGCAGGCTGGTCCGGGCTGGCTGAGATGCGGGCGTAA
- a CDS encoding GNAT family N-acetyltransferase produces the protein MPLVVRPANADELVRAEELVTRSINDLTVRHGFGPIATSRSPDFQAFCLRDDPRGVWLAEDDGEIAGFALSWVSDRLWFLAELFVAPGRQGQGVGNALLDRTMQHASQAGATEKCLITFAFNVVSQGLYVRHGLLPRVSILLCTAERESLVRHAQDPALRTTPIQNTAADFEMLRGLDFATLGVSREKHHRYLLANPMVEGIFFEDGGERVGYAYVAATGHIGPLAVMHAPAMPGAFRAALAMAIAKGAPQISVFVPGTSEALAIAASQGMRFTLPMVLMSWREFGDWTRYLPRNPGFM, from the coding sequence ATGCCGCTCGTTGTCCGACCTGCAAACGCTGATGAACTGGTACGCGCCGAGGAGCTTGTTACCCGCAGCATCAACGACCTGACCGTCCGCCACGGTTTCGGGCCGATTGCCACGTCGCGGTCTCCGGATTTCCAGGCGTTCTGTCTCAGGGACGATCCACGCGGCGTGTGGCTGGCCGAGGACGATGGCGAGATTGCCGGCTTTGCGCTGAGCTGGGTTTCCGATCGGCTCTGGTTCCTGGCCGAACTGTTCGTTGCTCCCGGCAGGCAAGGACAGGGAGTCGGCAACGCGCTGCTGGACCGCACCATGCAGCATGCGAGCCAGGCCGGCGCGACCGAAAAGTGCCTGATCACCTTCGCCTTCAACGTTGTGTCCCAGGGCCTGTACGTGCGGCACGGCTTGCTGCCGCGCGTGTCCATCCTTTTGTGCACCGCCGAACGTGAGTCATTGGTGCGCCACGCGCAGGATCCCGCGCTTCGCACGACGCCCATCCAAAACACGGCTGCCGATTTCGAGATGCTGCGCGGTCTCGATTTTGCAACGCTGGGTGTTTCGCGAGAGAAGCACCACCGGTACCTGCTCGCTAATCCCATGGTGGAAGGCATATTCTTCGAAGACGGCGGCGAGCGCGTCGGCTACGCATACGTTGCCGCGACGGGCCACATCGGCCCGTTGGCGGTCATGCATGCGCCCGCGATGCCCGGCGCGTTCCGGGCGGCGCTGGCGATGGCCATCGCCAAGGGTGCCCCGCAGATCTCCGTGTTCGTTCCCGGGACGAGCGAAGCCCTGGCGATCGCAGCGAGCCAGGGAATGCGATTCACGCTGCCGATGGTGCTGATGTCGTGGCGCGAATTCGGCGACTGGACGCGCTATCTCCCGCGGAACCCCGGCTTCATGTGA
- a CDS encoding GntR family transcriptional regulator, whose protein sequence is MVAIGFAIGLAAVSGARASDIACKSPAGGSSVHCEDPEGAGTRCTLATDGARPRTRQQHHLICDSATLSGRYERIYAEQQRMLRKGTLQDADIAAWRARRDACDSARCLESMFAKFWRDRDAMRNTPGRPASPHPAATATPDPVRREPAPATTPTQHAQEAPTLTEPLVTPVKPVPIEPARPIAAAVSERPADWGADARRSAKSVDSSPGNLRPATLVLESLFSGLAILGMGAGFLWTRRSARTYDGPKSAIPAAMVIAYGLLLVNALLLPFTLGLK, encoded by the coding sequence ATGGTTGCCATTGGCTTCGCCATTGGCCTTGCCGCTGTCAGCGGCGCGCGGGCCTCGGACATTGCCTGTAAGTCACCTGCCGGGGGATCTTCGGTTCACTGCGAGGACCCGGAAGGCGCCGGAACAAGATGCACGCTTGCCACCGACGGCGCCCGCCCGCGCACGCGCCAGCAGCACCACCTGATCTGCGACTCTGCCACGCTGTCGGGGCGCTACGAGCGTATCTACGCCGAGCAGCAGCGGATGTTGCGCAAAGGCACCCTTCAGGACGCTGACATTGCGGCATGGCGCGCGCGGCGTGATGCCTGCGACTCGGCACGCTGCCTGGAAAGCATGTTCGCCAAGTTCTGGCGGGACCGGGATGCAATGCGGAACACACCGGGCCGGCCGGCCTCACCGCACCCCGCCGCTACGGCTACACCAGACCCGGTCAGGCGTGAGCCGGCGCCGGCTACTACGCCGACACAGCACGCCCAGGAAGCGCCGACGTTGACTGAGCCGCTTGTCACGCCGGTCAAGCCAGTGCCCATCGAGCCCGCTCGCCCGATCGCCGCCGCCGTCTCTGAAAGACCGGCTGACTGGGGAGCGGATGCCCGCCGCTCTGCAAAGAGCGTCGACAGTAGCCCGGGCAATCTGCGTCCGGCCACGCTTGTGCTGGAGAGTCTGTTTTCCGGCCTTGCCATCCTGGGCATGGGCGCGGGATTCCTGTGGACGCGCCGTAGCGCTCGCACATATGATGGACCAAAATCCGCCATCCCGGCGGCCATGGTGATCGCCTATGGCTTGCTCTTGGTGAATGCGCTGCTGCTTCCGTTCACGCTTGGCTTAAAGTAG
- a CDS encoding MFS transporter, whose amino-acid sequence MPADSGRNGAEGSYRTLQYFGWMTLFIYLATPGGALIDIQASYILKNQLHATATQISTFRLLTGIPVYVAFAFGLARDQWNPLGLRDRGFFLIFAPATAAALAWMAFSGFSYAGLLAGMMLAMVSSRFVAAAYQGLVALVGQEKLMSGRLSALLNVISSVPVVAGALASGYVSDHLAAKDAFFLVASLNLLIAVLALWKPASVFGHLYEKPQASSTDFLGNVRRLAKHKAVYPAVLICLLWNFAPGAATPLQFYLSNTLHASDAIYSYYNGIFAAAFVPTFLLYGYLCKRVSLDKLLWWGTIIAIPQMIPLAFIHSADLALVLAAPIGLMGGIATAAYFDLAIRSCPPGLQGTLMMLVDGVLALSARAGDLLGSWIYNSDATHGFTYCVIATTVVYALILPLIPLAPKALIATRDGEFSAELEAAEINEIRRS is encoded by the coding sequence ATGCCCGCAGATTCCGGTCGCAATGGTGCTGAAGGCAGCTACCGGACCCTGCAGTACTTCGGCTGGATGACCCTGTTCATCTATCTGGCTACGCCGGGCGGCGCCCTGATCGATATTCAGGCTTCTTACATACTCAAGAACCAGTTGCATGCGACGGCGACGCAGATCTCCACATTCCGCCTGCTGACGGGCATCCCCGTGTACGTGGCATTCGCCTTTGGCCTGGCGCGTGACCAATGGAACCCGCTGGGATTGCGGGATCGCGGCTTCTTCCTGATCTTCGCTCCCGCGACCGCGGCCGCACTCGCCTGGATGGCGTTTTCAGGCTTCTCATATGCCGGACTGCTCGCCGGCATGATGCTGGCCATGGTCTCGTCCAGGTTTGTCGCCGCGGCGTACCAGGGGCTGGTCGCCCTGGTTGGCCAGGAAAAGCTCATGTCCGGACGCCTGAGCGCCCTGTTGAATGTGATCAGCTCCGTTCCGGTTGTTGCTGGCGCGTTGGCCTCCGGCTATGTGTCCGACCATCTTGCCGCGAAGGACGCCTTCTTCCTTGTCGCGTCGCTCAATCTGTTGATTGCCGTGCTGGCACTATGGAAGCCCGCTTCGGTCTTCGGCCATCTCTATGAGAAGCCGCAGGCCAGCAGCACGGATTTCTTGGGGAATGTCAGGCGGCTGGCAAAGCATAAGGCCGTCTACCCGGCGGTTCTCATCTGCCTTCTATGGAATTTTGCGCCGGGCGCGGCCACGCCGCTGCAGTTCTACCTGAGCAATACGCTGCATGCGTCGGATGCGATTTACTCGTACTACAACGGCATCTTTGCCGCCGCCTTCGTTCCAACGTTCTTGCTGTATGGCTATCTGTGCAAGCGGGTATCGCTGGACAAGCTGCTGTGGTGGGGAACGATCATCGCGATACCACAGATGATTCCGCTGGCATTCATTCATTCGGCCGATCTCGCCCTTGTCCTGGCGGCGCCGATAGGATTGATGGGCGGTATCGCCACGGCGGCGTACTTCGATCTAGCGATCCGGTCCTGTCCGCCGGGCCTGCAAGGAACCCTGATGATGCTGGTGGATGGCGTTCTGGCGCTCTCGGCGCGCGCCGGCGATCTGTTGGGATCCTGGATCTACAATAGCGACGCGACGCACGGATTTACCTACTGCGTGATCGCAACCACGGTGGTGTACGCGCTGATCCTGCCGCTGATTCCCCTGGCGCCGAAGGCATTGATTGCTACCAGGGATGGGGAATTCAGCGCGGAGCTCGAGGCCGCAGAGATTAACGAGATCCGTAGAAGCTAG